One Deltaproteobacteria bacterium genomic window, GTCCGCGCACATGTGCGCGCCATGGGCGGCCGGGGGGAGGCGGCCATCATCGGCACGGCGCTGAAGGTGCCATGCCAGTCGGCGGCCTTGGCCAACGGAGTGCAGGGGCACGTGCTCGACTACGACGACGCCCAGCGCACCACCGCGCCGGGCCGGCCCTTGGGCCAGCAGACCCATCCCACCACACCGGTCCTGGCGGCGGCGCTTGCGCTGGCGCAGAAGATCCGCGCCGGCGGCGCCGATCTGCTCGCCGCCTACGCGGCGGGCCTTGAGGTGGCCTGCCGTTTGGGCGACGCCATCGCGCCGGATCACTACATGGACGGGTTCCATCCCACCGGCACCCTGGGCACGTTCGGAGCGGCGGCGGCGTGCAGCTTGCTCCTTGGGCTCGACCGCGAACGCACCGTGTGGGCGCTGGGCATCGCCGGCACCCTGAGCTCCGGGCTCCGCGTTCACCGGGGCACCATGGCCAAGGCGCTCAACGCCGGCCGGGCCGCGGAGAACGGGGTCGTGGCCGCGACCCTGGCGGCCAAGGGTTTCACCGCCTCCGCCGGCGTCTTCGAGGATCCCATGGGCTTCTTCAGCGCGGCCTGCCGGAACCGCTACGACCGGGACCTGCTTCGTTTCGGCGGCCCGTGGTTCCTGCGCGAGCCGGGCATCGCCATCAAGCGCTACCCCTGTGCGGGCGTGATGCATCCGGCACTGGACGCCCTGTTTGCGCTGCTTCGGCGCTACCCGGTGAAACCGGAAGAGGTCAGCCGCGTGCGCATTCACCTCTCGCCCGAAGCGGCGCTACCGCTCGTTTACGACCGCCCCGAGCTCGGCCTCCAGGGCAAGTTCAGCCTCCCTTTCACGTTCGCGGCGGCATTGATCGACCGCTGCGTGACGCTGGGCCAGTACACGGACGCTCGGGTGCGGGACTCCCGGATTCAGGCGCTGATGCCCAGGGTGGAACTGGTGCGTGACAAGGGTTTGGAATCGCCGGACGGCCAAGATGCCGCGGCCCGGTTGGAACTGGTTTTAGCCGACGGCCTTCGGTACTATGAAGCCGCGTCGACAGGGCCGGCGAAGCGGCCGGGCCGCCCGGCGCTGGAGGAGAAGTTGCACGAATGCGCCGCCTACGCGGGCATGCGAAAGGAACGAAGCCTGTGCAAGTTCCAGGAAGAACTCTGGTCCCTGGAGAGCGTCGTTTCCCTGGGGCCGTGGTTGCGGCGCCTGCGTCCGTGAGTCCGTGGCTTTCGCGGTCGGACAACCCTCCCCTGCACCAAGGTCACCAACGCAACTGCAAGACAGGAAGACCATGAACGGACGGACATGAACGAGATACGATTCATCGACACCACCCTCAGGGACGGGCATTTGAGTCTGTGGGCGTTGCGCATGCGCATCGGCCACATGTTGCGTGCCGCCCGGCAGATGGACCGCTGCGGCTTCGAGTCCATGGAGTTCTTCGGCTTCGCCAGCATCATCAAGCAGGTGCGCGAGCTCAAGGAGAACCCCTGGGACTGGGTCCGGTTGGGGGTCAAGGAATTCTCCAGGACCCGGTTGCGTTACCATGGCGGCCTCGGTTCCGGGTTCGAGCCCATTCCCGCGTGCGTGATCCGGCTCGTGCTGGAACGAGTCATCGCCCACGGCATCACCCTCACGCGCTCGTCCAACCCGTGGAACGACTACACCGTGCTTGCCAAGGAGATCGAGACCCTGGGGAAGATGGGCATGGAGGTGGTGGCCAACGTCATTTACTCGGTCTCGCCCAAGCACACCAACGAATACTACGAGAGCAAGGTGCGGGAGCTTGCGGCGCTGCGGCCGTACCGGATCTGCTTCAAGGACGTCGGCGGGCTGCTGACGCCGGACCGCACCCGCGAGATGCTCCAGTTGGTCATGGCCAACGTCGGCGACATCCCGCTCGAATTCCACGCCCACTGCAACAACGGCCTTGCGCCGCTGAACTACGTCGAAGCCCTGAAGCTGGGGGTCAAGACGCTGCACACGTCCATACCGCCCCTGTCCAACGGCTCCGCCCAACCCTCCATCTTCAACGTCGCGGCCAACGCCCAGGCCATGGGGTTGACGCCGCGGGTGGACCTGGAGGCAATCAAGCCCGTGGAGGAACACTTCACCCGCGTGGCCCGGCAGGAGAACTTTCCCTTCGGCTCGCCGCGCGAGTACGACCACGCCCAGTACCTCCATCAGGTGCCCGGCGGCATGATCTCCAACTTGCGCTACCAGCTCGGCACCGTGGGCATGGGCGACCGGCTGGAAGAGACCCTGGAGGAGGCCGGGCGGGTGCGCGAGGAGTACGGCTACCCCATCATGGTGACGCCCCTGGCCCAGTTCGTCGGCACACAGGCGGCGGTCAACGTCATGGTGGGCGAGCGCTACAAGGAGGTCACCGACCAGAGCATTCAGTACGCGTTGGGGTATTGGGGAGAGGAGGGCGCGCGCCTCATGGACCCGGAGGTGAAGGACAGGATTCTGAGCCGCCCGCGGGCGCGGGAATGGAGGTCCTGGGTCCGGCCCGAGCCCACGCTGGACGAGGTCCGGAAGAAATTCGGCGGCGCCGGCGTCTCGGATGAGGAAATGGTCCTCCGGGTCATCGTCGGCACGGAATCCGTCAAGGCCATGCTGGATGCCGGCGCGCCCAGGGAATTCCTCGACGCCGGCCGGCCGGTGTCCGCGTTGATGAAACAACTCGCCGGCGCCCGTGAACTGAGGCAGGTCCACGTTCGCCAGGGCGGTCTGTCGATGCATCTGGGGCAGCGGGAAGCCTGAGCGCCGCCGCGTCACCGGCATCCCGAGTAGGAGCACTCGTGAAGTTCAACGACCGCACCCTGTTCACCCTCGGCGTCTTCGTCGTCGTGCTCGGCTTTCTCATCCTGGCCCTGGACTACCAGCCGCGCGCCCGCCTGGTGCCGCTCATCATCGCCGTCCCGACGCTGCTGCTGACCCTGTTCCAGTTCCTGATCGACGCCATCCCGGCCGTCGGCCGGCGCTTCAGCTTCTTCCAGGAATACGACCTCTTCGGCATCGATGCCGGCCGCGCCGCCGAACCCTCCGAGGAAACCCGTCCCCCCGGCAACGTCTTCCGCCGCGAGCTCAGCTTCGCCTCCTGGCTCCTGCTCCTCGTGGCGCTGATCTACTTCATCGGCTACCTCGCCGCCATCCCCCTTTTCATGATCCTGTTCATGCGCCTGCGCTCCTCCGAGCGCTGGCTCATCACCCTCTCCATCACCGCCGTGACGTGGGCGTTCGTCTACTTCGTCTTCATCGTGATAATGGGCGCGCCCCTGCACGAGGGGGTGGTGTGGAAGGCGATGGGACTGTGAGTCGGTCGCGCAACCGTGGTCATGACCGGGGCTGCGGTGCGAGTGGCTCTATCCAACCCCTTTTCTCCAGGACGTCGGCGGCCAAGCGGATCTGACGGGCCGAGAATCGTCGTTTGCGGTCACCCCAGTCATAGACGCGTGAAGTGACCTCGTCGAGGTTTTGGCTCGATTCCTCCGCAATCACCCAATGCACCGTCGCGAGAAGCTCCAGACCGAACGAGGACTCGAAACCTTCGACCAGTTCAACGACCCGGTCGAACCGACGATGGGTCGCAGGGTGCTTCTCCAGGAAAGCGTTGGCGTCGCTGACTGCTCCCGGTACCAGTTCGAGTTGTTTGTCGGGGGCGTCTCCTCCGTCGTGGTAACCAGAGATCAGATAACCTTCGATGTCGCGAAGCACATGCGTCAGGTTCTCCGCGTAAGGGCCATAGGGACCCTTCACCACGCGCAGCTTGTCCAGGATTGGCTCGCCACTTACTTTCATGAAGTACATCAGCTTGTGCACCTCGAGCAACGTGACGAATGGGTCAAGCAGGCCCCTGAGATATCGGTCCATCAGCCCCACAAGGGCGGCGCGTCCAAGTGTCATTTTCGGTGTCGACCGCCGCTTGATGCCTTTGTCTGTCTCGGGGGCACCGCCGGGCTCGAAGACAACGATGTGCAGGTCATAGAGGTCTCCCAGGGCTTTCTCGATCC contains:
- a CDS encoding MmgE/PrpD family protein — encoded protein: MKTEGNAETVSEEPLSHRIATFLQRVRNRGVSRRVRETAKEHLLDGFANMLGGAPEAASRRVRAHVRAMGGRGEAAIIGTALKVPCQSAALANGVQGHVLDYDDAQRTTAPGRPLGQQTHPTTPVLAAALALAQKIRAGGADLLAAYAAGLEVACRLGDAIAPDHYMDGFHPTGTLGTFGAAAACSLLLGLDRERTVWALGIAGTLSSGLRVHRGTMAKALNAGRAAENGVVAATLAAKGFTASAGVFEDPMGFFSAACRNRYDRDLLRFGGPWFLREPGIAIKRYPCAGVMHPALDALFALLRRYPVKPEEVSRVRIHLSPEAALPLVYDRPELGLQGKFSLPFTFAAALIDRCVTLGQYTDARVRDSRIQALMPRVELVRDKGLESPDGQDAAARLELVLADGLRYYEAASTGPAKRPGRPALEEKLHECAAYAGMRKERSLCKFQEELWSLESVVSLGPWLRRLRP
- a CDS encoding biotin carboxyl carrier protein, which gives rise to MNEIRFIDTTLRDGHLSLWALRMRIGHMLRAARQMDRCGFESMEFFGFASIIKQVRELKENPWDWVRLGVKEFSRTRLRYHGGLGSGFEPIPACVIRLVLERVIAHGITLTRSSNPWNDYTVLAKEIETLGKMGMEVVANVIYSVSPKHTNEYYESKVRELAALRPYRICFKDVGGLLTPDRTREMLQLVMANVGDIPLEFHAHCNNGLAPLNYVEALKLGVKTLHTSIPPLSNGSAQPSIFNVAANAQAMGLTPRVDLEAIKPVEEHFTRVARQENFPFGSPREYDHAQYLHQVPGGMISNLRYQLGTVGMGDRLEETLEEAGRVREEYGYPIMVTPLAQFVGTQAAVNVMVGERYKEVTDQSIQYALGYWGEEGARLMDPEVKDRILSRPRAREWRSWVRPEPTLDEVRKKFGGAGVSDEEMVLRVIVGTESVKAMLDAGAPREFLDAGRPVSALMKQLAGARELRQVHVRQGGLSMHLGQREA
- a CDS encoding tripartite tricarboxylate transporter TctB family protein yields the protein MKFNDRTLFTLGVFVVVLGFLILALDYQPRARLVPLIIAVPTLLLTLFQFLIDAIPAVGRRFSFFQEYDLFGIDAGRAAEPSEETRPPGNVFRRELSFASWLLLLVALIYFIGYLAAIPLFMILFMRLRSSERWLITLSITAVTWAFVYFVFIVIMGAPLHEGVVWKAMGL
- a CDS encoding macro domain-containing protein; translation: MLEYKTGNILAEDTDALVNTVNCVGVMGRGIALQFKNAFPDNFRAYADACKRREVEPGRMFVFETRQLTNPRYIINFPTKRHWRGKSRVEDIDAGLKALKETIVGKGIHSVAIPPLGSGLGGLNWSEVRSRIEKALGDLYDLHIVVFEPGGAPETDKGIKRRSTPKMTLGRAALVGLMDRYLRGLLDPFVTLLEVHKLMYFMKVSGEPILDKLRVVKGPYGPYAENLTHVLRDIEGYLISGYHDGGDAPDKQLELVPGAVSDANAFLEKHPATHRRFDRVVELVEGFESSFGLELLATVHWVIAEESSQNLDEVTSRVYDWGDRKRRFSARQIRLAADVLEKRGWIEPLAPQPRS